The DNA sequence ATAATGCGCCAGCTGCTCATCCCCCGCTTGAATCGTCGCTTCGATGTCCGTCAACCGCGCCGCATTTGGCTTGAAGAGGCGTGCACCGATGATCGCCCACGTGAAGTAGTCATGTAGTTCGGATCGTTTAAATACCTTCTCGCGTAAAAACTCGCGAATCGGGCGTACCGGTCGGTCACAAAACGCAGTCGCGGCGACTTGCTCGGCACCGTCAATCGACATGATCAACTGCCACAACAGTGCTGCCTTTTCATACAACGGCGGTTGCTCGTCGCGAACGGAAAAATCGGCAGCGAGCCGATTGCTTACTTGTGCGAGCAACGTGCGCGTCACTTCATCGAGCGGATAACGGATGCTGTTCCGCGGGATAACGACTTCAAACGAGTCCCAGGCTTTCAAGTCAAAGTCTTTTAAGTCGAATGCTTTTAAGTCAAGTGCGTTCGAATTTCGCACCTCCCCCGTCGGGGGTGCCTCGGCGATGATCTCGTTAATAAGCCGCGCGTCGCGGACTGATTTCGCCATCGCACCGATGCCGAGCATGCGCGCTTGCAGCGCAATATCGACGAACGGAAATGAACCTCGCTGCGACACTTGCGCATTGCCGCTTTTGAACCCGACAACACCGTTAAAGTGACTCGGAAAGCGAATCGAACCGCCAATGTCGGAGCCGACGCCGACCGCTGCTCCGCCAGCGGCGATAAGCGCCCCTTCCCCGCCGCTCGATCCCCCCGCCGTTTTCGTCACGTCCCATGGGTTGTTCGTCCGCCCGTACAGTTTGTTATCACTTTCTTGGCAAAAGCAGAGCACAGGTGTGTTCGTCTTGCCGAGAATAATCGCCCCTTCCGCTTTTAACTTCGCTACGACGTCTGAATCCACTTCAGCCACATGATCCTTGCGGGCAACGATGCCCCCCGTCGTGTGCATACCGGCGACGTCAAACGATTCTTTCACACTGATCGGCACGCCAAACAAGCGCCCGTTCCCTTCTCCGTTCCGTCGTTGCTCGTTCTTCTCGCGCTGCAGCTGTTCATCCGCACGTATCGCTTCTTGCCGTGCGGTTGCGAAACGGTCTTCTACTAAACAGTTAAGATGGGGATTAATCGCTTTCAATTGTGCGATGTATGTATCGGTTGCCGCCACGGAAGAAATCTTCCCGGTACGAATCTGCTCTGCTAAAGCAGTTGCATCACTATCGAGAATTGACATGTATGTGCTCCTTTCCCCGTACCTTTTCATGGTATGACTCTATTTCATTGATAGCTGTCAAGGCAGAAATCACGGATGTCCGCATCAGGGTAACTCGTAATTGATGCCTATTTGTTTCTCGAATCACAGTTAGTCGTTATCCGGTTTGTAGACCTTTTTGACTGAATGGTCACTATTAAATACGTAAATCCTATCACAATTTGTACAATGCCATACGTCGTGTTTCGGGTCGGGAATATCTAACGGATCGATTAAATCCCCCATATTCAAAATATAATTCCATTCCGAATCGCTATAAACGTAGAGCTCGACATCATTCGGTGCCTTAATTGTTGACAAACTTTTCCCGCATTTACATAAAAACCTTGCCATACCTTAACCTCCTTTAATTTTTCCTTCATTTATCCATATTTCCGCTTTATTCTATAATAATGCTAATCACCCTTCCTATTTACCTGTTTGTTCGTGTAATCTAATTGTTGAAGTGCCTCAAGGGCAGCCCCTCTAACTTCTTTATTAGAGTGGTTCAAATAGGATTTCAATATTCTTTCATACCTTACGTTTTCCGAGTAACCCAAAAAACTTAGTATATAAGATACATTTTCCTCATTTGAATTCTGCAACGCAGAAATCAAGAGTGTATTTATTTGATTGATAAATCCCATCGTTACAAAACCACCGCGTGTAAGGCGGCAGCATCCAATACTTTTGGCATTGAGCATCCCACACCTTCATCATTTAATCTACTGAAAATTGTATGTAAATAAGATTAACATAACGAAAGGGCTATTTCAATAAGTATTGTCTAAATTCCGATAGTTTCTTTCTAAGTGCTTTCTAAAGCACAAAACCTACCGCTTTCCCTTCCCTTTACACACGGTCGGGCGTTTACGATAGGTTTATGCTTTGAAATTCCACGATCGAATGCTCGTGATTGGGCTATACCGCTTCACACCATCGGCTCACTTCACACCATCGGCCCACTTCACGCCGTCATACATCTCACCCTGTCACGCGAACACTGTCGCTTTTACGCTCCCACAAAATCGTCAAGCTAAACAACGTCACGAGCACCGTAGCACCCATGTCGGAAATGATCGCGATCCACAACGTCAGCAGGCCCGGAATCGTCAGCAGCAAGGCGAGTAACTTCAAACCGAGAGCGAAGGCGATGTTGAAGCGAATCGTACGATTCACCCGTTTGGCGACGGCAATGGCGCTCGGAAGCTTACCTAAGTGATCCTGCATTAACACGACGTCCGCCGTTTCAATGGCGCTGTCCGTACCTTTACCCATCGCGATGCCTAAGTCGGCCGTCGCGAGTGCCGGTGCGTCGTTGATGCCGTCGCCAACCATCGCGACTTCGCCCTTGCCCGCCAACGCTTTTATTTTCTCGACCTTGTCTTCCGGCAACAAGTTACCGTAAGACGCATCCACCCCGACCGCTTGCGCCACTTTTTCCGCTGTTTTCTCGTGGTCACCTGTCAGCATCACCGTCTGGTGCACGCCCGCACGGTGTAAGGCATCGATCACCTCGCGACTTTCTGCGCGAATTTCGTCGGCGATGCCGAAGATCCCGAGCACGTGCGCGCTGTCGGCCACGAGGACGAGGGTGAGCCCTTCTGCCTTCATTTGCTCAATATCGCGCTGTACGTTCGCCGGAACGGCAATGTGAGCGATGCTTTTCTCATTGCCGACCGTGTAAATCTCCCCATCGATCGTCGCCTGCACACCTTGGCCGGGAATCGCCTCGCTATCGTCTGGCTCACTGAGCGGAACGCCGCCTGGCGCCATCTCCCGCGCAACCTCCTGCATAATCGCTTGTGCCAACGGGTGGGCTGACGACTTCTCCACCGCCCCCGCCACTGCAAGAAACCGCTCATGGTCGTAAGTGATTTTTTTGGCAACGTGTGGTGTCCCTTTCGTTAACGTCCCTGTCTTGTCAAAAGCGAGTGTATCGATTTTACCGAGCTGTTCGAGGTACACGGAACCTTTCACTAAGATGCCGTTGCGCGCGTTGCGCGTAATGCCGGCAATGTTGGCGATCGGCGAAGAAAGAATCAACGCACACGGACAACCGACGATGAGTACGGCCAACCCTTGGTAAAACCAGTCGCCCCACGTCCCACCGAACAACAGCGGCGGCACCGTCATCACGACGATCGCAATGACGATGATGAGCGGCGTGTAGTATTGTGCAAACCGATTGATAAACAATTCGGTCGGCGTTTTCGTCTCTTGCGCTTGTTCGACGAGGTGCAAAATCTTCGCCAGCGCCGAGTCTTCGTACGGTTTGCCCACTTTCACTTTTAAGACGCCTTCGTTATTTACACTGCCACCGAACACATTGTCGCCATTCTGTTTGTCGACAGGTAGCGACTCCCCGGTGATCGCCGCTTCGTTGACTGAACTTTTCCCTTCGATGACGAAACCGTCGGACGGCACTTGATCGCCGGGACGGACGCGCACGATGTCACCGACTTGCAAGGAGGCGATCGGCACGATGCGCTCGCCGTCACCGTCGATTAAGAGCGCTTCTTTCGGCGCAACTGCTAACAATTTCTCCACGGAGTCGCGCGCCTTTTCCATCCCGAGCCCTTCCAAGTGTTCGTTGAGGCCGAATAAAATAGCAACCATCGTCGCTTCTTTCCACTCACCGATGCACACCGCGCCGATTAAAGCGATTGTCATGAGTGTATCAATGTTAAACTTGAAGCGCACTAAATTTTTTAACCCTTTAATAAACGTTTGACGCCCGCTGAGAATTATCGCCGCGAGGTACAGCGGAATGGCGACATACGCGTAGCCGCCGAACGAAAGCGCCACAATAAAAATGACAGCAGAGGCAATCACCTCGGTCGGTAAATGTTTTGTCCATTGCCACCGCCTACTTGCTGCTGTATCGCCTTGTGCGGCAGACGTCTCCAAGCGAACGCCGTCGGTTGCCAATATTTTTTGTACTTTGTCTAAATCCGTAGCTTCGTCGACCGTTAACTTCCCTAGCTGATAACTGATCGAGGCAGACTCGCCGCCGGGAAGTTCATTGATTTGTTCTTGTAAATCGGCTGCGCAGTTCGGACACGATAAACCGACTAATTTGTAATCTCTCACGGTAAGCCCACTCCTTCCCCACTTGCACGTCAGTCATGCTGTGCGTGCTTAATCGTCTGCTTAAGTATGTCCATGACGTGCTGGTCGTCCGGCGAATAAAAAATGGTCGTCCCTTCACGTCGAAACTTCACAAGGCGTAAGTTTTTCAAAAAGCGTAGCTGATGAGACACAGTAGACTGCGCCAACGATAAATGTTCGGCAATATCGTTCACGGAATGCTCTTTTTCTGCGAGCAAATGTAAGATGCGTACGCGCGTCGGATCCGCCAACGCCTTAAACGTCTGGGAAACGATAAACAACGTTTCTTCATCTAGTGGCTCATTTGATCCAGACTTAGCAACAACCGCCTTCTGTTCCTCTTTACTCGTTTGCTCCTTTTTGTTCACGTATATCCCACTTTCCATATGTTTTCCAAAAACCGTATCGCAGTTGCCTACTTTGCTTATATGTGCATATGCTCATATATCTAATAACAATATATAACAACTTTTCGGTACTGTCAATGCGTATTAACTACAACGTAACAGTAACAGCTTATAACGGCCCGTCCACTTTTATTGCAGTCATTTCACATGAGCACTGTCACCTTACGACTACACGGGTCATACGCTGGCTAACGATCGCACTAATGTCACCATTTGTCAATTGACGACACAACGGTGACCATCATATAATTATAGTAAATAGTTTACCATGGGCAATTTATTATCTCTAGTACAAAAGGTAAAGGGGAGAGAAACTATAATGACCAAAGCAAATAAATTCCCCCTCAATGACGCGCAAGTCGGCGATCGCGTACGGATCGTGAACGTGGCGATCGAAGGCACGATGCGGCGTCGCCTGCTCGATTTAGGATTTATTCCCGGCGCGATCGTCGAAGTGTTACAAAAGAGTCCGTTAGGCGACCCGATTGCATACTATGTCAGCCACACGACCATTGCACTGCGTCAAGAAGAGAGTTCGCAAATTTTTGTTGAAATATGTTGAAATAATAGAAAGAAGGGAACCGGCATGAGAAGCCGCGAATACCGTATCGCGTTGGCAGGTAACCCCAATACTGGAAAAAGCACCTTATTTAACTTACTGACGGGGTTGCGTCAACATACAGGCAACTGGCCGGGCAAAACCGTCCTCCTCGCCGAAGGTACGCTCGAACACGGCGACTACACGTATACATTGATCGACTTGCCCGGTACGTACTCGCTCTACTCCAACTCTGCGGACGAAGAAGTCGCCCGGGATTACATTATTTTTGAAAAACCGGACGTCACTGTCGTCGTGTTAGACGCGACAGCGATTGAGCGAAACATGAACTTAGCGCTGCAAGTGTTAGAGATGACTGACCGCGTCATCGTCTGTGTCAATTTAATCGACGAAGCGCGCCGCAAAGGCATCACCGTCGACGCGAAAAAACTGTCCGCCCGCTTAGGTGTTCCCGTTCTTACAATGTCTGCCCGCAACCGGGAAGGCATTGACGAGTTTTTGCACATCCTAGAGCAAATGGCGACAGGGCAACTCACCACCGACCCGATCCAAGTGACATACAGTGACGAGATGGAAGCAAAAATAGCACAGCTGGAACCACTCGTCCTCGAAGCCGTCGGCGAGGCGTACCCCACCCGTTGGATTGCACTGCGCTTGTTGGACGGCGATGAACAACTACTCACTTCACTGCGCCAAAAGTTACAAGAGGATTACGAGGAAGTGACCGCCTATGAGCATCCCGTTCGCGTTGGATCTTAAGGCGTTTGACAACGCCGCCCTCGAAGCGAAAAAGTTACACAGCGCAGACAGTCGCGATGAAATCGTCACTCACATCTACCAGACGACGCAAACGGTGTGTGACGGCGCGATCACTTACCCGGAACAACCGAAATTGCGTTCACAAACGTACGACAAAATTTTAACGTCACCGATCTGGGGCTTCCCGATCATGCTGGCGATGCTCGGGATCGTCATCTATTTAACAATCGCCGGAGCAAACGTCCCTTCCAATCTATTGGCACAAATGTTCGGCGTCATCGAAGGGTATTTGACCGCTGCCTTCAACGCCGTCCACGCCCCGGGATGGCTGCACGGCTTATTAGTGCTCGGCCTTTACCGCGGCACGGCGTGGGTGATCAGCGTCATGCTGCCGCCGATGGCCATCTTTTTCCCGATGTTTGCCTTACTAGAGAACCTCGGCTACTTGCCGCGCGTCGCCTTTAATATGGACCGCCTATTCAAAAAATCCGGTGGACACGGCAAGCAGTCGTTGACGATGGCGATGGGCTTTGGCTGTAACGCGGCGGCAATCGTCTCCACGCGCATCATCGAATCGCCGCGCGAGCGAATGCTGGCTATCTTGACGAACAACTTCGTCCCGTGCAACGGCCGCTGGCCCATGCTCATATTACTGTCGTCACTGTTTATGGCTGCCGGGTACACCGGTGGGTTCCAAACGTTCGTCACCGCAAGCATCGTCGTCGGTATGGTCTTATTCGGCATCGTCGTCACGCTGACTGTCTCATGGGTGCTGTCGAAAACCGCCTTGCGCGGCGTACCGACCCATTACACGTTGGAACTGCCGCCTTACCGTCGCCCGAAGTTTTGGAATACAGTCATCCGTTCCTCCGTCGACAAATCGTGGTCGGTGTTAAAACGCGCTGTCGTCATCGCCGCCCCGGCCGGGCTCATCACGTGGATTTTGGCCAACATTACGGTCGGCGATCTAAGCGTGTTAGAACATATGGCCGCCTTCTTCGACCCGTTTGCCCGCTCCTTAGGCATGGACGGCTTTATTTTAATGGCGTTCATTCTCGGACTACCGGCAAACGAAATCGTTTTGCCGATTTTGTTAATGGGTTATTTAGCGACAGGCGCAATGGTCGACGCCGACGGTATGGCCGGCATTAAAAACATTTTCGTCGCGCACGGCTGGACGTGGCTAACCGCCCTCAACACGATGCTTTTTTCGCTCTTGCACTACCCGTGCGGCACGACGTTATTTACGATTTATAAAGAAACAAAAAGCGCGAAGTGGACCTTCTTGTCCTTCGCGATTCCGACAGTGATCGCCATCGCCGTCACGTTTGTCGTCGCACAAGTCGTACGCGGCCTCGGCCTCGTCTAGAAAGCACGCGAGGCTCCAATTGACGTACCCTTTCTCATACAGCCGACATTACACGCGACACAAGCGATTTAGCGTCGGCTGTCGCTTTTTATTCGTTTGAACGCTGCTTGTGCTTCTTCCTAACGATCCCCCACACGAACACCGCAGTGACGATCACAAATAAAGTAAACGTGTACGATGTCCAATCCTTTATCGAAAAAGCTATGTGACTCGGACGGTTCGGGTGCAATTGATTCACCAATCCCCAAATGAGTAGTGCTACCGGTAGGATAAAAGGACCATACTCTCCTTTATGCGCCCCTTTCCTTTTTTGCAAATGAGCCAGTCCAAGTATAGAGGCGAGAAAACCGATCGTGATCTTGATATATACCGTAAAAATCCACACCGAACTAATAAACGCTTCCATCCGTTCAAAGACGGGGCTAACTGTAAGTTCGCGCAAAAGCGAAATGCCTGGATACAAATCGCGCCGCACAATATATACCCCCTGTACACCGAGTGTGACGACGACTTCGATGACGAGTGAGAGACCGCCGATTAAAATCGCCAGCAAAAACGTGCGCGATACGTGCCGTTTTTGATTAATAAAGGTGAAAAAACTGCCTATCAGGATCAGTTCAAAAAAAGGAAAGCCAAGCGTTACATAGGTGCCGTGCCAAATCGGGAACAACCCTTTTGCAAAAACGGGCTGCATATTGTTCAAGGTAAACTGATTGAGTACTAAGAGCAGTGATCCATAAAAAAGGAAGAATAATAGCGGACTGAGCACTTCGTTCAACTTGCCGATGTTGCCAACACCTTTACTTGCCGAGTACATCGCTAGCGCTAGCATGACTAATTGAAAAATCCACGGGTTCGTCTCGGGCATGACGACGTCGACCATATAGTCACTTACATTGCGGACGACGAGTGCAGTTAAATGGATTGAGAAAAAAACGATCGCCACCGTCACTAAACTCCCCAACCATTTACCGAGCACGCGGTCAAATATTTCGTATATGGACGCATAGTCGTAGCGACTGAGCAAATAAATCCAGCCCATATTGAAGAGGAGTCCTACTCCTGTCGCAAGCAACGTCGAGAGCCAAGCGTCGGTGTACGCAAACTTAGAAGTTAAAGACGGCACAAACAAAAACGAGCTACCGATTATGAAATTGATCACCATGAGAAACAGTTGCCACTGGCTCAGTTTACTGTTCACGTCGTTCCCCCGCTGCTCTTATTCTTCTTGGAAACGATCCCCCAAATTAAGACAGCCATCACGAGCAAATAATACGAAAACGTGTACGGAGTCCAATCTTTTATAGTCATCTCCATAAAGTTGGAACGATTTGGGTGTAGCTGATTGCTTAAACTCCATATTAGAATGGCAGTAGGCAAAATATAATGCGTGTACGTTCCCGAACGACGTGCGAAAGAAGTGCCCGTTCCACCTTCCGCACCTGCTTTTGCACCTGTTTGTCCCCGTCCCCCTCCTGCTGTACCCTGTAAATGCGCCAACCCGAGGAGAGCAACTAAAAATGCGACCGTTATTTTAATAAAAATAGAAAAAATCCATACAGAAGCAATGATTGGTTCCATCCGTTCAAACACGGTGCTTAACGTAATGTTGCGCATAATCGTGATACTCGGATACATATCTCGCTGCGCGACATACGTCCCGCTCACACTGAGCACGGCGACGACAGCGACACCGAGTGCCAACCCACTGATTAACAGGCTAGACATATATGCCCGGATGACGTGTGTTTTGTCCGTAAGAAACGTAAACAGTGCCCCGAATAGAATGAGGGTAAAAAAAGGAAACCCGAACAACGGAAACGCGCCGTGCCAAATCGGAGCCATCCCTTGCGCAAAAAAAGGCTGTAAATGCTGCAGTTTCATCTGGTTGGCGACGAGAAGACCTGAGCCGATAAAACAGACGAGCATAAGCGGAGAGAGCACTTCGTTCACTCTCCCAATATTAGTGGCACCGTGATGAACCGAATAGGCCGCTAGTGCGAGCAAACCCACTTGATACAGCCACGGGCCTGTCTCTGGCATGACGACGTCAACCATAAAGTCACTCGCATCGCGCACGACGAGTGCACAAAGGTGGACAGCGAAAAAAATGAGCGCGACCGTAACGATTTTTCCAAGCCACTTACCAATCACCAAGTCAGAAATTTCGAAGATGGACATGTAATTGTATTTGCTTAACAAAAAGATCCACGCACCGTTGCACGCCACCCCGACAGCTGTGGCGAGAAATACGGCTAGCCAACCGTCCGTTTTCGCGTGCAACGCGGTAATCCCTGGTGCGAAAAGCAGTGAATTGCCGACGATAAAATTAATCACTGTCAAGGAGAGTTGCCACTGGCTCAGTTTATGGGTCATGTCGTTCCCTTTCGCTCAACGTATATTTTTTCATGATGTCCTCCCGAACAGCCACTCGTAAACGGGATCGTAAACGCGCTGTAACCAGTCGGCGATCGGGAAGACGTTATAGCCGAGCAAGTAGCCGCCGGTATAGACGATTGTCACTAGCCATGTGACAATAAGTACGACATTGTTTGCTAGCTTATTTTTTCCGCTCGTGGACACTTTCTGATCTCATTCCCGTCGTCATAATTTGAATATGCGCACTTACCTTCACCTTGAGTGCTGGAAGGTCTTTGCGCCAATTTTTTTTTCGCTTCTCCCACTCGCGCGGCTTCTTGCGGTATAGCGCATCACCAAACCCAAAATTATCTATCCGATGTTTCTTTGCTTTCACCACGGCCTGCAACATTTTTTCTTCTAGAAAGCGTTCGGTCAGTTGCTGTAGCTGTTGGATGGTACGCTCATCCTCGACCTTCGCGTCAAAGTTGATTTCTTTTAAAATCGCCTCGCCCTTCACCTTCACCCGGTAACTTAGGTGCTCACCCTTAAGTTCTGGCGTTAGCTTAGTTCGCACATTACGCAATAAAATCCCGAAGGAACTGTGCTGTCTCTCATTTGGAATGCGTAGCAGCATACTCCCCTTGTAGCGATCGCTCATGAGCGTCCACCCGAGCGATTCGTCTAACGTCATCCAATCGAGGAGACGACTCTCGCGAAACAGAGCTAGCCCGGTCAAGCGAAACGCATCGCGATTGGCGTCGATATGTTCCAATTCCTTTGTCGTTTTCGCTTCTTCGGGAGTAGTTCCCGGCTCCACCCCGTGCAACACCGGATCGCGATTTTCGCCGTAGCGCCAACGAATGACATCTTTTACTCCGATGACTTGTTGCCCGTACGAACTGCCTGATATCATCACGCTGTCTCTTAGCGCCATGCCAGGATTTTTTTCTATCGGCGTATAAACTTTAAGAATACTACCGGCAGTTGTTCCTTTAGCGACGAAAAATAAATATGTTCCACGCAATTCATTACTGCGTTCGAGGAGATCGACGATACTGTCCAATCCTCGCTTACGCGCGAACTTTTCTCCGAGCACGATAAAAAATAAATGCGGATAAAACAGTTGCCTCGAGACTAAATTATCCGCTTTCGCCAACGCGTCGACAAATGTCGTACCTGTCGTTTCAAAAGTGTATACGCTTCCGCCGGACATCCCGCCCATTTGGCCCGATTGCATACCGCCTGTCGGATTGACAACCTGCAAGTAGACGACGATCTTCCCGTCCTTTTCATCGATCCCTAACGCGGTTACCAACGCTAAATCGGTTAATTCCCGCTTGGCAGCACAGGCGGATAAGAGCATCCCGGCTAAGACCGTCCACGTCAGCACTGACGCACATAAGGCGGCAATTCTTTTTTTACCTTTTTTCGGTACACTTATCGGTTCTGTCGTTTGTTCTGGCATGGCCACTTCGCATCACCTATTACTTTTTGCGCGATTGGATAATTTTTTGTAGAGGCTCGTCTTACTCCACCTGAGTGGAAAACGAAACAACGTATCTTTTTGCTGCAGCCAGTCAAACGGAGCAATCGGGGCGAAATACGGCTGGCCCATCGACTGTAATGCACACAAATGGATGAGCAAAGCGACAAAAAAGACGGCCATGCCGAACAGTCCCGCCGTTGCTGCGAGTACCATCAGGAGAAAGCGTAGCATGCGAATTGTTCCGCCAAAACTGTAATACGGAGCTATAAAACTAGCGATTGCCGTCAACGATACGACGATGACGATCGCCGACGACACGAGACCCGCCCGTACAGCTGACTCTCCGATGACGATTGCGCCGACGATGGAGACGGCGGGCCCGATCGGCCGCGGCATACGGATCCCCGCTTCACGCAAAATTTCAAAAATCGTCTCCATAAGTAAAGCTTCGAGAAAGGCGGGAAAGGGGACTCCTTCCCGCTGGGCCAGTAAACTAATCAACAGATCTGTCGGGATTAACTCTTGATGGAAGGTCGTAACGGCGATATATAACGCGGGTAAGCCAAGCGCAATCGCAAAGGCGATCACGCGTATGATGCGGATAAAGGTAGCGAGGTCGAAGCGCTCGTAGTAATCTTCTGCCGCTTGAAAAAAAGAGATAAACGTCGCTGGTGCAATTAGGGCGAACGGCGAGCCGTCGACAACGATGACAACCCGCCCATCGGAAACGTCTGCGGCAGCGACATCCGGGCGCTCCGTTGACTGGATCGTCGGAAATGGCGTATATTTTCGCTCTCCGATCAATTCTCCTAGCATGCCACTGTCCAATATTTTATTTGCTGTGACGTTTTCCAACCGCCTGAGCACTTCCGAAAGCACATCGCGATTGACGACGTGTGCCATGTAGACGACAGCAATTTTCGTGCGTGTCACTTTTCCGACAGTCATTTTTTTTACGCGCACGTCTGGATGGCGCACCTTAGCGCGAATAAGTGCCGTATTGACGGCTAGCACCTCAACAAACCCTTCGCGCGGACCGTGAATGACCAGTTGACTCGCCGGTTCCTCGACATTGCGCTTCTTTCCACCGGCGACAGCGAGGGTATAGGCGTGGAAACTTCCCTCCAGGAATAAAACGACTTGCCCGGTTAACAGCGCTTCGATCACCTTGTCCATGTGCGTGTGCCGCTCAATGCTGGACACTTCAACCCGCGCAATGAACTGTTCTGAGGTAACTTTTTCGCGTTTCTGCGGCTGA is a window from the Numidum massiliense genome containing:
- a CDS encoding FeoB small GTPase domain-containing protein, producing the protein MRSREYRIALAGNPNTGKSTLFNLLTGLRQHTGNWPGKTVLLAEGTLEHGDYTYTLIDLPGTYSLYSNSADEEVARDYIIFEKPDVTVVVLDATAIERNMNLALQVLEMTDRVIVCVNLIDEARRKGITVDAKKLSARLGVPVLTMSARNREGIDEFLHILEQMATGQLTTDPIQVTYSDEMEAKIAQLEPLVLEAVGEAYPTRWIALRLLDGDEQLLTSLRQKLQEDYEEVTAYEHPVRVGS
- a CDS encoding nucleoside recognition domain-containing protein; the protein is MSIPFALDLKAFDNAALEAKKLHSADSRDEIVTHIYQTTQTVCDGAITYPEQPKLRSQTYDKILTSPIWGFPIMLAMLGIVIYLTIAGANVPSNLLAQMFGVIEGYLTAAFNAVHAPGWLHGLLVLGLYRGTAWVISVMLPPMAIFFPMFALLENLGYLPRVAFNMDRLFKKSGGHGKQSLTMAMGFGCNAAAIVSTRIIESPRERMLAILTNNFVPCNGRWPMLILLSSLFMAAGYTGGFQTFVTASIVVGMVLFGIVVTLTVSWVLSKTALRGVPTHYTLELPPYRRPKFWNTVIRSSVDKSWSVLKRAVVIAAPAGLITWILANITVGDLSVLEHMAAFFDPFARSLGMDGFILMAFILGLPANEIVLPILLMGYLATGAMVDADGMAGIKNIFVAHGWTWLTALNTMLFSLLHYPCGTTLFTIYKETKSAKWTFLSFAIPTVIAIAVTFVVAQVVRGLGLV
- a CDS encoding GerAB/ArcD/ProY family transporter — protein: MTHKLSQWQLSLTVINFIVGNSLLFAPGITALHAKTDGWLAVFLATAVGVACNGAWIFLLSKYNYMSIFEISDLVIGKWLGKIVTVALIFFAVHLCALVVRDASDFMVDVVMPETGPWLYQVGLLALAAYSVHHGATNIGRVNEVLSPLMLVCFIGSGLLVANQMKLQHLQPFFAQGMAPIWHGAFPLFGFPFFTLILFGALFTFLTDKTHVIRAYMSSLLISGLALGVAVVAVLSVSGTYVAQRDMYPSITIMRNITLSTVFERMEPIIASVWIFSIFIKITVAFLVALLGLAHLQGTAGGGRGQTGAKAGAEGGTGTSFARRSGTYTHYILPTAILIWSLSNQLHPNRSNFMEMTIKDWTPYTFSYYLLVMAVLIWGIVSKKNKSSGGTT
- a CDS encoding GerAB/ArcD/ProY family transporter encodes the protein MNSKLSQWQLFLMVINFIIGSSFLFVPSLTSKFAYTDAWLSTLLATGVGLLFNMGWIYLLSRYDYASIYEIFDRVLGKWLGSLVTVAIVFFSIHLTALVVRNVSDYMVDVVMPETNPWIFQLVMLALAMYSASKGVGNIGKLNEVLSPLLFFLFYGSLLLVLNQFTLNNMQPVFAKGLFPIWHGTYVTLGFPFFELILIGSFFTFINQKRHVSRTFLLAILIGGLSLVIEVVVTLGVQGVYIVRRDLYPGISLLRELTVSPVFERMEAFISSVWIFTVYIKITIGFLASILGLAHLQKRKGAHKGEYGPFILPVALLIWGLVNQLHPNRPSHIAFSIKDWTSYTFTLFVIVTAVFVWGIVRKKHKQRSNE
- a CDS encoding FeoA family protein, with the translated sequence MTKANKFPLNDAQVGDRVRIVNVAIEGTMRRRLLDLGFIPGAIVEVLQKSPLGDPIAYYVSHTTIALRQEESSQIFVEIC
- a CDS encoding ArsR/SmtB family transcription factor — translated: MESGIYVNKKEQTSKEEQKAVVAKSGSNEPLDEETLFIVSQTFKALADPTRVRILHLLAEKEHSVNDIAEHLSLAQSTVSHQLRFLKNLRLVKFRREGTTIFYSPDDQHVMDILKQTIKHAQHD
- a CDS encoding heavy metal translocating P-type ATPase; amino-acid sequence: MRDYKLVGLSCPNCAADLQEQINELPGGESASISYQLGKLTVDEATDLDKVQKILATDGVRLETSAAQGDTAASRRWQWTKHLPTEVIASAVIFIVALSFGGYAYVAIPLYLAAIILSGRQTFIKGLKNLVRFKFNIDTLMTIALIGAVCIGEWKEATMVAILFGLNEHLEGLGMEKARDSVEKLLAVAPKEALLIDGDGERIVPIASLQVGDIVRVRPGDQVPSDGFVIEGKSSVNEAAITGESLPVDKQNGDNVFGGSVNNEGVLKVKVGKPYEDSALAKILHLVEQAQETKTPTELFINRFAQYYTPLIIVIAIVVMTVPPLLFGGTWGDWFYQGLAVLIVGCPCALILSSPIANIAGITRNARNGILVKGSVYLEQLGKIDTLAFDKTGTLTKGTPHVAKKITYDHERFLAVAGAVEKSSAHPLAQAIMQEVAREMAPGGVPLSEPDDSEAIPGQGVQATIDGEIYTVGNEKSIAHIAVPANVQRDIEQMKAEGLTLVLVADSAHVLGIFGIADEIRAESREVIDALHRAGVHQTVMLTGDHEKTAEKVAQAVGVDASYGNLLPEDKVEKIKALAGKGEVAMVGDGINDAPALATADLGIAMGKGTDSAIETADVVLMQDHLGKLPSAIAVAKRVNRTIRFNIAFALGLKLLALLLTIPGLLTLWIAIISDMGATVLVTLFSLTILWERKSDSVRVTG
- a CDS encoding amidase, whose protein sequence is MSILDSDATALAEQIRTGKISSVAATDTYIAQLKAINPHLNCLVEDRFATARQEAIRADEQLQREKNEQRRNGEGNGRLFGVPISVKESFDVAGMHTTGGIVARKDHVAEVDSDVVAKLKAEGAIILGKTNTPVLCFCQESDNKLYGRTNNPWDVTKTAGGSSGGEGALIAAGGAAVGVGSDIGGSIRFPSHFNGVVGFKSGNAQVSQRGSFPFVDIALQARMLGIGAMAKSVRDARLINEIIAEAPPTGEVRNSNALDLKAFDLKDFDLKAWDSFEVVIPRNSIRYPLDEVTRTLLAQVSNRLAADFSVRDEQPPLYEKAALLWQLIMSIDGAEQVAATAFCDRPVRPIREFLREKVFKRSELHDYFTWAIIGARLFKPNAARLTDIEATIQAGDEQLAHYFQNRLLILPVYHTPAPAHGQVYKQIFSIRKTYLSYMPYAAYANVWGLPALTVPVGTSSDGLPIAVQVVSSVGNEDAIFELGERLEQEFRGYVRCQAVAECEVHFPA